A single window of Triplophysa dalaica isolate WHDGS20190420 chromosome 14, ASM1584641v1, whole genome shotgun sequence DNA harbors:
- the trip12 gene encoding E3 ubiquitin-protein ligase TRIP12 isoform X4 encodes MSNRPNSNPGGSLRRSQRNTAAAQPLDHTIAGRLQPEQVNQKANFPPESRRSNSKASKAPPSSAAGSARGHTARRNSLSLSVTSHSIPDPDLEAAGTSGQQGKREGSSTRALKRSSGSEPHITYLPTPAKRPKALSNQPSVSAASVPSAPTASPELSEPKKAPASVSTKSKKRRLAAEPAPAISGRALSKKSASQPGPSGAPSTPSQKRKKADSLSSSSSSLPSSSSAAGPLPPRSEANRAAKPTKLASKSAASAKAGCSTVTDSSSSSASSSSSSSSSSSAVTGTNSCAPQGARLKQGKDQSKARRSRSASSPSPRRSSRDKEQSKAAGSSKFDWTSRFNSKVNLPKPKLSLPGSAKAETSSKPGPSGLQAKLASLRKSTKKRSESPPAELPSFRRSTRQKTTGSCASTSRRGSGLGKRGAAEARRQEKMADSDNNQDGANSSAARTEDTPQGASASSSVAGAVGMTTSGESESDDSEMGRLQALLEARGLPPHLFGPFGPRMSQLFHRTIGSGASSKAQQLLQGLQATGDESQQLQAAIEMCQLLVMGNEETLGGFPVKSVVPALITLLQMEHNFDIMNHASRALTYMMEALPRSSAVVVDAIPVFLEKLQVIQFIDVAEQALTALEMLSRRHSKAILQAGGLADCLLYLEFFSINAQRNALAIAANCCQSITADEFHFVADSLPLLTQRLTHQDKKSVESTCLCFARLVDNFQHEENLLQQVASRDLLTNIQQLLVLTPPVLSSGMFIMVVRMFSLMCSNCPCLAVQLMKQNIAETLRFLLCGASNGSCQEQIDLVPRSPQELYELTSLICELMPCLPREGIFAVDVMLKKGSAQTTEGAIWQWRDDRGLWHPYNRIDSRIIETAHQNGEDEISLSTLGRVYTIDFNSMQQINEDTGTARAIQRKPNPLANPNTGGHLEVRREDARAQLLKEDPELAKCFIKTLFGVLYEVYSSSAGPAVRHKCLRAILRIIYFADAELLKDVLRNHSVSSHIASMLSSQDLKIVVGSLQMAEILMQKLPDVFSVYFRREGVMHQVKNLAESEAFLTSPPKACTSGTANLCTTTITTATTTAATNVTPDLGSPSFQHSMDDSLDLSPQGRLSDVLKRKRLPKRGPRRPKYSPPRDDDKVDNQAKSPTTTQSPKSSFLASLNPKTWGKLGTQTNSANSEPSRTAGVSGLARVPPKDSVSNNRDKIKAWIKEQASKFVERYFNSESVDGSNPALNVLQRLCTATEQLSLQVDSGAECLEEISNIVSESDVSSFEIQHSGLVKQLLLYLTSNSERDTISRDDRIKRFLHVFFGCPIPGQEPLGRLDLTENGPLLSLVHKMNNCLSQMEQFPVKVHDFPSGNGNGSRGSQALKFFNTHQLKCQLQRHPDCTNVKQWKGGPVKIDPLALVQAIERYLVVRGYGRIREEDEDSDDDGSDDEIDESLAAQFLNSGSVRHRLQFYIGEHLLPYNMTVYQAVRQFSLQAEEERESTDDEANPLGRAGIWTKTHTIWYKPVREDEEGCKDAVGGKRGRAQTAPTKTSPRNAKKQDELWHEGVCPSVTNPLESYLISDPPEGITFDDPSMEVILLLRVLHSISRYWFYLYDNAACKEIIPISEFINSKLTAKANRQLQDPLVIMTGNIPTWLTELGKTCPFFFPFDTRQMLFYVTAFDRDRAMQRLLDTNPEINQSDSQDSRVAPRLDRKKRTINRDELLKQAESVMQDLGSSRAMLEIQYENEVGTGLGPTQEFYALVSQELQRADLGLWRGEEVALTNPKGSHEGTKYMFSSRGLFAVPFGRTTKPAHIAKIKMKFRFLGKLMAKAIMDFRLLDLPLGLPFYKWMLRHESSISSHDLVNIDPGVAKSIQHLEDIIRQKKRIEQDRSHTRETLQQALESLNMNGCSVEDLGLDFTLPGFPNIELKKGGKDVPVTIHNLEEYLRLVVYWTLNEGVSRQFESFREGFESVFPLHHLQYFYPEELDQLLCGSKSESWDVKTLMECCRPDHGYTHDSRAVRFLFEVLSSFDAEQQRLFLQFVTGSPRLPVGGFRSLNPPLTIVRKTFESTENPDDFLPSVMTCVNYLKLPDYSSIEIMREKLLIAAREGQQSFHLS; translated from the exons ATGTCCAACCGGCCTAATTCCAATCCAGGGGGGTCACTGCGCCGTTCACAGAGGAACACAGCCGCGGCCCAGCCACTAGACCACACGATCGCAGGAAG ATTGCAGCCAGAGCAAGTTAACCAAAAAGCAAATTTCCCACCTGAAAGTAGAAGATCTAATTCTAAGGCTTCCAAAGCCCCACCCAGCTCAGCTGCTGGCTCTGCCCGTGGCCACACCGCTCGAAG AAACAGTCTCTCTCTATCCGTCACTTCACACTCGATTCCAGATCCTGACTTAGAAGCAGCAGGGACTTCAGGCCAGCAAGGGAAACGGGAGGGCAGCAGCACCCGCGCTCTCAAACGCAGCTCCGGCTCAGAGCCCCACATCACCTATTTACCCACCCCGGCCAAACGGCCCAAAGCGCTGTCCAACCAGCCCTCCGTTAGCGCAGCCAGTGTTCCTTCGGCCCCCACAGCCTCACCTGAACTTTCAGAGCCAAAGAAGGCTCCAGCATCAGTCAGCACTAAATCCAAAAAGAGAAGGTTAGCGGCCGAGCCGGCTCCTGCCATATCCGGCAGAGCCCTGAGCAAGAAGAGCGCCTCGCAACCTGGCCCCAGTGGGGCCCCCAGCACCCCTTCGCAAAAGCGCAAGAAGGCAGACTCTTTGTCATCGTCGTCCTCCTCCCTCCCCAGCTCAAGCAGTGCGGCAGGCCCCCTGCCACCCCGCAGCGAGGCCAACCGGGCAGCCAAACCCACCAAACTGGCGTCCAAATCGGCCGCCTCAGCCAAAGCTGGGTGTAGCACCGTCACTgactcctcctcttcttctgccTCTTCCTCGTCGtcctcttcatcctcctcctccgCCGTCACAGGCACCAACAGCTGTGCCCCTCAGGGTGCCCGCCTAAAGCAGGGTAAGGACCAGAGCAAAGCGCGACGCTCGCGCTCTGCATCCTCCCCGTCCCCCCGCAGGAGCAGCCGAGATAAAGAGCAGAGCAAGGCTGCTGGCTCCTCTAAGTTTGACTGGACGTCCCGCTTTAATTCCAAAGTCAACCTGCCAAAGCCCAAACTGTCCCTACCGGGATCAGCCAAGGCCGAGACCTCCTCCAAGCCTGGGCCTTCCGGACTGCAGGCCAAACTAGCAA gTTTGAGAAAGTCCACTAAGAAGCGTAGTGAGTCTCCCCCAGCAGAGCTCCCCAGCTTTCGGAGGAGCACACGACAGAAGACCACGGGCTCCTGCGCCAGCACCAG TCGGCGAGGCTCAGGCCTGGGCAAGCGCGGGGCAGCCGAAGCTCGCCGACAGGAAAAAATGGCTGACTCCGACAACAACCAAGACGGGGCCAATTCATCGGCCGCGCGCACAGAGGACACGCCACAAGGAGCGTCTG CGTCTAGTTCAGTGGCTGGAGCAGTGGGCATGACCACCTCTGGAGAGAGCGAATCAGATGACTCTGAAATGGGAAGGCTGCAAG CTCTGCTGGAGGCCAGGGGTCTTCCTCCACACCTGTTTGGACCTTTTGGGCCCCGAATGTCTCAACTGTTTCACAGGACCATAGGGAGCGGAGCTA GCTCAAAGGCTCAGCAGCTGCTACAGGGCCTGCAGGCTACAGGAGACGAATCCCAGCAGCTCCAAGCTGCCATAGAGATGTGTCAGCTGCTTGTGATGGGTAATGAGGAGACGCTGGGAGGTTTCCCCGTAAAGAGCGTCGTACCTGCCCTG ATCACACTATTACAGATGGAGCACAATTTTGATATT ATGAATCATGCATCTCGAGCCCTCACCTACATGATGGAGGCTCTGCCACGTTCCTCGGCTGTGGTCGTGGACGCCATCCCCGTCTTCCTGGAAAAG CTTCAGGTCATCCAGTTTATAGATGTTGCAGAACAAGCCCTGACCGCCCTGGAGATGTTGTCGAGGAGGCACAGTAAAGCAATCCTGCAGGCT GGAGGGCTAGCTGATTGTTTGCTGTACTTAGAGTTCTTCAGCATCAACGCTCAGAGGAATGCACTAGCCATCGCCGCTAACTGCTGTCAGAGCATCACAGCGGATGAGTTTCACTTTGTGGCTGACTCTCTGCCCCTGCTCACTCAGAGACTCACACACCAG GATAAAAAATCGGTGGAAAGCACATGTCTCTGTTTTGCCAGGCTGGTGGACAACTTTCAGCACGAGGAG AACCTGTTACAGCAGGTGGCTTCCCGGGATCTACTGACCAACATTCAGCAGCTGCTGGTGTTGACTCCACCTGTGCTCAGCTCCGGCATGTTCATTATGGTGGTGCGCATGTTCTCCCTCATGTGCTCCAACTGTCCGTGTCTGGCCGTACAGCTCATGAAGCAGA ATATAGCAGAGACGCTGCGGTTCCTGCTCTGTGGAGCATCTAATGGAAGCTGTCAAGAGCAGATTGACCTTGTGCCCAGAAGCCCTCAGGAGCTTTATGAACTCACCTCACTCATCtg TGAGCTGATGCCATGTCTGCCCAGAGAGGGCATCTTTGCGGTGGATGTCATGCTGAAGAAGGGCAGCGCCCAGACCACAGAGGGTGCCATCTGGCAGTGGAGAGACGACCGAGGTCTGTGGCACCCGTACAACCGCATTGACAGCCGCATTATTGAG ACTGCTCACCAGAATGGAGAAGATGAGATAAGTCTGTCCACTCTCGGTCGAGTCTacaccattgacttcaattCTATGCAGCAGATTAATGAAGACACTGGCACCGCCCGAGCCATTCAGAGAAAACCCAACCCTTTGGCCAACCCTAACACAG GAGGTCACTTAGAGGTGCGGAGAGAAGACGCTCGTGCTCAGCTGTTGAAAGAGGATCCTGAGCTTGCTAAGTGTTTTATAAAGACTCTGTTTGGGGTTCTTTATGAGGTGTACAGCTCCTCGGCCGGGCCCGCTGTCAGACACAAGTGCCTTAGAGCCATCCTCCGGATCATCTACTTCGCAGATGCAGAGCTGCTTAAAGACGTCCTGCGCAACCACTCTGTGTCCAG TCATATTGCTTCCATGCTGTCCAGTCAGGATCTGAAGATTGTAGTGGGTTCTCTGCAGATGGCTGAGATCCTAATGCAGAAGCTCCCAGATGTGTTCAGTGTTTACTTCAGAAGAGAAG GTGTGATGCACCAGGTAAAGAATCTGGCCGAGTCTGAAGCGTTCCTCACCAGCCCTCCTAAAGCATGCACCAGTGGCACAGCTAATCTCTGcaccaccaccatcaccacAGCAACCACTACAGCTGCCACCAACGTCACACCCGACCTGGGTTCCCCGAGCTTTCAGCACAGCATGGACGACTCTCTAGACCTTAGCCCACAGGG tagGTTGAGTGATGTTCTGAAGAGAAAACGCCTCCCGAAAAGAGGACCAAGACGTCCCAAGTATTCCCCACCCAGAGACGATGACAAAGTGGATAATCAGG CTAAGAGCCCGACCACCACACAGTCTCCCAAGTCCTCTTTCCTGGCCAGTCTGAATCCAAAGACCTGGGGTAAGCTGGGGACCCAGACAAACAGCGCTAACTCTGAACCCTCACGCACGGCAGGAGTCAGCGGCCTGGCACGTGTGCCGCCAAAAGACTCTGTGTCCAATAACAG AGATAAGATAAAGGCCTGGATAAAGGAGCAAGCCAGTAAGTTTGTGGAGCGTTACTTTAACTCTGAGAGTGTGGATGGAAGTAACCCAGCACTGAACGTCCTGCAGAGACTCTGTACTGCTACAGAACAGCTCAGCCTGCAG GTCGACAGTGGCGCAGAGTGCCTAGAGGAGATCAGCAATATTGTGTCTGAATCAGACGTGTCGTCCTTCGAGATCCAGCACAGCGGTCTGGTGAAGCAGCTGTTGTTGTATCTGACATCAAACAGCGAGCGGGACACTATCAGCAGAGACGATAGGATCAAGAGGTTCCTGCATGTGTTCTTCGGCTGTCCA ATACCAGGACAAGAACCTCTTGGGCGTTTGGACCTGACGGAGAACGGCCCGCTGCTGTCACTGGTGCACAAGATGAATAACTGTCTCAGTCAGATGGAGCAGTTCCCTGTTAAAGTGCACGACTTTCCCAGTGGAAATGGCAACGGCAGCAG gGGTTCACAAGCACTTAAGTTTTTCAACACCCATCAGCTGAAGTGTCAGCTGCAGAGACATCCAGACTGCACTAATGTCAAACAGTGGAAGGGAGGACCGGTCAAAATCGACCCCTTGGCTTTGGTACAGGCCATCGAGAGATACCTTGTTGTTAGAG GGTATGGAAGGATAagagaggaagatgaagatAGTGATGATGATGGTTCAGATGATGAGATCGACGAGTCTTTG GCTGCCCAGTTCCTGAACTCTGGGAGCGTACGTCACAGGCTGCAGTTCTACATAGGCGAGCACCTGCTGCCGTACAACATGACTGTGTATCAGGCCGTCAGGCAGTTCAGTCTACAGgcagaggaggagagagagagcacagatGATGAAGCAAATCCTCTGGGACGGGCCGGCATATGGACCAAAACACACACTATATG GTATAAGCCGGTCAGAGAGGATGAAGAGGGCTGTAAAGACGCcgttggagggaagagagggCGCGCACAGACGGCGCCTACTAAAACCTCCCCTCGAAATGCCAAGAAACAGGATGAACTGTGGCACG AGGGTGTGTGTCCCAGCGTGACAAACCCATTAGAGTCATACCTCATTTCCGATCCTCCAGAGGGCATCACTTTTGATGATCCCTCTATGGAGGTGATACTGCTGCTGAGGGTCCTGCACTCCATCAGTAGATACTGGTTTTACCTGTACGAT AATGCTGCATGTAAGGAGATCATTCCCATCAGTGAGTTTATTAACAGTAAACTGACAGCAAAGGCCAACAGACAGTTACAGGACCCGCTGGTCATCATGACTGGAAACATCCCCACCTGGCTCACCGAGCTCGGCAAAACCTG CCCGTTTTTCTTTCCCTTCGACACGCGGCAGATGCTCTTCTACGTAACGGCATTTGACCGGGACCGCGCCATGCAACGCTTGCTCGACACCAACCCTGAGATCAACCAGTCTGACTCGCAGGACAGCCGCGTCGCTCCGCGCCTTGACAGGAAGAAG AGAACGATAAACCGCGATGAGCTCCTGAAGCAGGCAGAGTCTGTAATGCAGGACCTTGGGAGCTCCAGAGCCATGCTGGAGATACAGTATGAGAATGAG GTGGGAACAGGTCTCGGCCCAACGCAAGAGTTCTACGCACTGGTGTCTCAGGAGTTGCAAAGGGCTGATTTGGGACTATGGAGAGGAGAGGAAGTGGCTCTCACCAACCCTAAAG GGAGTCATGAGGGAACAAAGTATATGTTCAGCTCCAGGGGTTTGTTCGCTGTACCTTTCGGACGAACTACCAAACCAGCTCACATCGCCAAGATCAAAATGAAGTTCCGTTTTCTAGGCAAGCTCATGGCTAAAGCCATCATGGACTTCAGATTG TTGGATTTGCCTCTAGGTTTGCCCTTCTATAAGTGGATGTTGAGGCACGAGTCGTCAATCAGCTCTCATGACTTGGTCAACATTGATCCCGGTGTGGCCAAATCCATCCAGCATCTGGAGGACATCATCCGCCAGAAGAAGAGAATAGAGCAGGACAGATCACAT ACGCGGGAGACTCTACAGCAGGCCTTGGAGAGTCTCAACATGAACGGCTGCTCAGTGGAGGATCTCGGGCTAGACTTCACTCTGCCCGGATTCCCCAACATCGAACTGAAGAAGGGAGGCAAAGATGTGCCAGTCACCATTCACAACCTGGAGGAATATCTCCGA TTGGTGGTGTACTGGACCCTCAATGAGGGCGTGTCACGGCAGTTCGAGTCTTTTAGGGAAGGATTCGAGTCCGTGTTCCCTCTTCATCACCTGCAGTACTTTTATCCCGAAGAG CTGGATCAGTTATTGTGTGGCAGTAAGTCAGAGTCTTGGGATGTAAAGACGCTGATGGAGTGCTGCAGACCGGACCACGGCTACACGCACGACAG CCGTGCGGTGAGGTTCCTGTTTGAGGTGCTAAGCAGTTTCGATGCGGAGCAGCAGAGACTGTTCCTGCAGTTCGTCACAGGGAGCCCCAGACTTCCCGTTGGAG GATTCCGGAGTTTAAACCCTCCTCTCACCATTGTTCGGAAGACGTTCGAGTCGACGGAGAACCCGGACGACTTCCTTCCTTCCGTCATGACGTGCGTGAACTACCTGAAGCTGCCGGATTACTCCAGCATCGAGATCATGCGCGAGAAACTGTTGATCGCCGCCCGTGAGGGCCAGCAGTCTTTCCACCTGTCCTGA